In a single window of the Lagenorhynchus albirostris chromosome 19, mLagAlb1.1, whole genome shotgun sequence genome:
- the ZNF525 gene encoding zinc finger protein 525: MHKFANQWEYEEKSYKGVTTTSCKNLTGSRDQQHHKSWNNFPLKQNVSVRSMSQYYKYYKSYMRNKELKSKVGCSGNKCLKCLETRLGLSLHSHLAELQIFQTEEKIYECNHVEKSIKNCSSVSPLQIIPASVKTNICNKNGKVLMHPSLLTQHQKTRIREKPYKCNDCGKAFSHCSVLANHQRIHSEQRPYKCSECGKTFNRLSNLTRHQRIHTGEKPYKCNVCGKDFMIRSHLWGHERVHTGEKPYRCNECGKAFSEHSNLAQHKRIHTGEKPYKCQECGKDFTTRSHLWGHERIHTGEKPYKCHECGKAFTGSSNLTQHKKVHTGEKPYKCHVCGKAFSQNSSLTVHQRIHTGEKPYKCHECGKAFKQYSSLNRHQNIHGVKIQM, encoded by the coding sequence ATGCACAAGTTTGCGAATCAGTgggaatatgaagaaaaaagttaCAAAGGAGTGACTACAACCTCTTGCAAAAATCTCACTGGTAGTAGAGATCAACAACATCATAAATCCtggaataattttcctttaaagcagAATGTTTCTGTAAGAAGTATGTCTCAATATTACAAGTATTACAAGTCATATATGAGGAATAAGGAACTAAAAAGTAAGGTAGGCTGTTCAGGAAACAAGTGTTTGAAATGTTTGGAAACTAGGCTTGGATTAAGCCTTCATTCACATTTGGCTGAACTGCAGATTTTTCAAACTGAGGAGAAGATTTACGAATGTAATCACGTTGAGAAGTCTATCAAAAACTGTTCCTCAGTTTCACCACTTCAAATAATTCCTGCTAGTGTCAAAACCaacatttgtaataaaaatggGAAGGTTTTAATGCATCCTTCATTGCTTACACAACACCAGAAAACACGTATTAGAGAAAAGCCCTACAAATGTAATGACTGTGGGAAGGCTTTTAGCCATTGCTCAGTCTTAGCTAATCATCAAAGAATTCATTCTGAACAGAGACCGTACAAATGTAGTGAGTGTGGCAAAACCTTTAACAGACTCTCAAACCTCACAaggcatcagagaattcatactggggaGAAACCATATAAATGTAACGTATGTGGTAAGGACTTTATGATACGTTCACACCTTTGGGGTCATGAGCgagttcatactggagagaaaccttacagaTGTAATGAGTGTGGCAAAGCGTTTTCTGAGCATTCAAATCTTGCTCAACATAAGAGAatccatactggagagaaaccttataaatGTCAGGAGTGTGGTAAGGATTTCACCACACGTTCACACCTTTGGGGCCATGAGAGAatccatactggagagaaaccttacaaatgtcATGAGTGTGGCAAAGCCTTCACTGGGAGCTCAAACCTTACTCAACATAAGAaagttcatactggagagaaaccatataAATGTCATGTATGTGGCAAGGCCTTCAGTCAGAATTCAAGCCTTACAGTTCATCAGAGAATCCATACTGGGGAGAAGCCTTACAAGTGTCACGAGTGTGGCAAAGCCTTTAAGCAGTACTCAAGTCTCAACAGACACCAGAATATACATGGAGTGAAGATACAGATGTAA